A window from Oreochromis aureus strain Israel breed Guangdong linkage group 16, ZZ_aureus, whole genome shotgun sequence encodes these proteins:
- the LOC120433712 gene encoding CD209 antigen-like protein E, which produces MEEIYANVDCAKLSYPTPSTNYTGPRGPRGFNLVIILSLGLLSFFLLIGLIILGVNYRDSLRDSAAAFSAISNNLSFVTEERDLLQANLTEKTKELERLQMMSKQKKTCPSRWSMFSCSCYLLSGRSGSWDEGRKDCRDKGADLAVIESPEEQNYLITLTQNPTWIGLNDKEEEGKWKWIDGTPLTLKYWESNQPDNGAGDPRWGEEDCAHIRTHANNFWNDRSCGASLLWVCEKIP; this is translated from the exons ATGGAGGAGATTTACGCCAATGTGGATTGTGCCAAACTTTCCTACCCAACACCTTCAACAAATTACACAG gtcCAAGAGGTCCAAGGGGTTTCAATTTAGTTATTATTCTTTCTCTGGGTCTGCTGAGTTTTTTCCTGCTGATTGGACTCATCATCCTTGGTGTCAACT ACCGCGACTCCTTACGGGATTCAGCAGCAGCGTTCTCTGCCATCAGTAACAACCTTTCCTTCGTGACTGAGGAGAGAGACCTGCTCCAGGCGAACCTCACTGAGAAAACCAAGGAACTTGAAAGGCTTCAGATGATGTCTAAACAGA agaaaacatgTCCTTCAAGATGGAGCATGTTCAGCTGCAGCTGTTATCTCCTCTCTGGAAGGTCTGGTTCCTGGGATGAAGGTAGAAAGGACTGCAGAGACAAAGGAGCAGATCTAGCAGTGATAGAGAGCCCTGAAGAACAG AACTACCTCATTACACTCACCCAGAACCCAACCTGGATtggtttaaatgacaaagaagaagaaggaaagtgGAAATGGATAGACGGAACTCCTCTGACTCTAAA ATACTGGGAAAGTAATCAACCTGATAATGGCGCTGGAGACCCACGGTGGGGTGAAGAGGACTGTGCTCATATCAGAACTCATGCTAACAATTTTTGGAATGATCGTTCATGTGGAGCTTCTCTGCTTTGGGTCTGTGAAAAAATACCATAA